One Bradyrhizobium zhanjiangense DNA segment encodes these proteins:
- a CDS encoding amidohydrolase family protein, with translation MAATLTRRTVLAGLGASFVPHVVRAQAEGVRWSSGITKPLFVPPVGSADCHFHTYDKSYPIAKGATLLPDDASPDDYRALQHRIGTTRGVIIQPSTYGTDNRLQIASRQALGAENFRVIAVVAEDVSDAELRRLDEQGVRGVRFNLGFPGVLSVSSLPLLAPRLADIGWHCQINMRPKQIEDNADLLASLPGRLVFDHLAQVPQPAGIESASYKIIRGLLDRGRTWVKLSGPYVSSKQGAPDYADAGVVAAAYVKAAPERLVWGSDWPHPSEAKEHKPDDARLFDLFAQCAGDDVAFKRILVDNPAELYAFPKVTP, from the coding sequence GTGGCAGCAACGCTCACGCGCAGGACGGTCCTTGCCGGACTGGGCGCATCATTCGTTCCCCACGTCGTGCGGGCGCAGGCAGAGGGAGTGCGCTGGTCGAGCGGCATCACGAAGCCGCTCTTCGTGCCGCCTGTCGGCAGCGCCGATTGCCATTTCCATACCTATGACAAGTCCTATCCGATCGCGAAGGGCGCGACCTTGCTGCCCGACGACGCATCGCCGGATGATTATCGCGCGTTGCAACATCGGATCGGCACGACGCGAGGTGTGATCATCCAGCCTTCGACCTATGGCACCGACAACCGGTTGCAGATCGCGTCACGACAGGCCCTGGGCGCCGAGAATTTTCGCGTGATCGCAGTGGTCGCCGAGGACGTATCGGATGCCGAGCTGCGACGGCTCGACGAACAGGGTGTCCGCGGCGTCCGCTTCAATCTCGGCTTTCCCGGCGTGCTCTCCGTGAGCTCCCTTCCGTTGCTCGCGCCGCGGCTCGCCGATATCGGCTGGCACTGCCAGATCAACATGCGGCCCAAGCAGATTGAGGACAACGCCGACCTGCTGGCGTCGCTGCCGGGGCGGCTCGTGTTCGATCATTTGGCGCAGGTGCCACAGCCGGCAGGCATCGAGAGCGCCTCTTACAAGATCATTCGCGGCTTGCTCGATCGCGGCAGGACGTGGGTGAAGCTGTCGGGCCCCTATGTCTCGAGCAAGCAGGGCGCGCCTGACTACGCCGACGCTGGCGTTGTTGCGGCAGCCTATGTCAAGGCAGCGCCCGAGCGGCTGGTCTGGGGCAGTGACTGGCCGCATCCGTCCGAGGCCAAGGAGCACAAGCCTGACGATGCGCGCCTGTTCGATCTGTTCGCGCAATGCGCTGGTGACGACGTTGCATTCAAGCGCATCCTGGTCGACAACCCTGCCGAACTCTACGCCTTTCCCAAGGTTACGCCATGA